A DNA window from Xyrauchen texanus isolate HMW12.3.18 chromosome 6, RBS_HiC_50CHRs, whole genome shotgun sequence contains the following coding sequences:
- the LOC127645621 gene encoding dnaJ homolog subfamily B member 6-like isoform X1 produces MVDYYQILGVQKMASPDDIKKAYRKLALRWHPDKNPDNKDEAEHKFKELSEAYEVLSDANKRNIYDRYGKEGLAGGGGVGGGGHYNGDHFGGFTFRNPDDVFREFFGGRDPFADFFGGDPFADDFFGGGRRHQRDMTRSRTGGSFFGGFGGFPPFGAGFSSFNAGFSPFGHMGGGGFTSFSSSSIGGGGGGGGMGNFRSVSTSTKFINGRKITTKRIIENGQERVEVEEDGQLKSLTINGSTQEIDMPEGHRQRRELPDSSTSSHSARQSAQREEQNKITGKEQAGVKRKRMPVNGETKKTKES; encoded by the exons ATGGTGGACTATTACCAGATTCTAGGAGTGCAGAAAATGGCATCTCCGGATGACATCAAAAAAGC TTACAGGAAACTAGCTCTCAGGTGGCATCCAGATAAGAACCCGGACAATAAGGACGAGGCAGAACATAAGTTTAAAGAGCTTTCAGAGGCATATGAAGTCCTTTCAGATG CAAACAAAAGGAATATATACGATAGGTATGGCAAAGAGGGCTTAGCAGGAGGTGGAG GAGTAGGAGGAGGAGGTCATTATAATGGTGACCACTTTGGAGGATTCACATTCCGCAATCCAGATGATGTCTTCAGGGAATTCTTTGGTGGACGTGATCCATTTGCAGACTTCTTTG GGGGAGATCCATTTGCTGATGACTTCTTTGGTGGTGGTCGGAGACATCAACGGGATATGACCAGAAGCCGGACAGGCGGGTCGTTTTTTGGGGGCTTTGGTGGCTTCCCACCTTTTGGTGCTGGGTTTTCATCTTTTAATGCAG GTTTCAGCCCCTTTGGGCATATGGGAGGAGGTGGCTTTACCTCCTTCTCCTCAAGCTCGATAGGTGGCGGGGGAGGCGGTGGAGGGATGGGCAACTTCCGCTCTGTGTCAACCTCCACTAAATTCATCAATGGCAGGAAAATCACAACAAAAAG AATCATTGAGAATGGACAGGAACGGGTAGAAGTGGAAGAAGATGGACAGTTAAAATCTTTAACCATAAATG GAAGCACCCAGGAGATAGACATGCCTGAGGGTCACAGACAGAGGAGAGAGCTCCCTGACTCCTCCACCTCCTCACATTCTGCAAGGCAGTCAGCTCAGAGAGAGGAGCAAAATAAAATCACAGGCAAAG AGCAAGCTGGAGTCAAGAGGAAGAGAATGCCTGTGAATGGAGAGACCAAAAAGACCAAAGAATCCTAA
- the LOC127645621 gene encoding dnaJ homolog subfamily B member 6-like isoform X2: MVDYYQILGVQKMASPDDIKKAYRKLALRWHPDKNPDNKDEAEHKFKELSEAYEVLSDANKRNIYDRYGKEGLAGGGGVGGGGHYNGDHFGGFTFRNPDDVFREFFGGRDPFADFFGGDPFADDFFGGGRRHQRDMTRSRTGGSFFGGFGGFPPFGAGFSSFNAGFSPFGHMGGGGFTSFSSSSIGGGGGGGGMGNFRSVSTSTKFINGRKITTKRIIENGQERVEVEEDGQLKSLTINGKEQLLRLEHK; the protein is encoded by the exons ATGGTGGACTATTACCAGATTCTAGGAGTGCAGAAAATGGCATCTCCGGATGACATCAAAAAAGC TTACAGGAAACTAGCTCTCAGGTGGCATCCAGATAAGAACCCGGACAATAAGGACGAGGCAGAACATAAGTTTAAAGAGCTTTCAGAGGCATATGAAGTCCTTTCAGATG CAAACAAAAGGAATATATACGATAGGTATGGCAAAGAGGGCTTAGCAGGAGGTGGAG GAGTAGGAGGAGGAGGTCATTATAATGGTGACCACTTTGGAGGATTCACATTCCGCAATCCAGATGATGTCTTCAGGGAATTCTTTGGTGGACGTGATCCATTTGCAGACTTCTTTG GGGGAGATCCATTTGCTGATGACTTCTTTGGTGGTGGTCGGAGACATCAACGGGATATGACCAGAAGCCGGACAGGCGGGTCGTTTTTTGGGGGCTTTGGTGGCTTCCCACCTTTTGGTGCTGGGTTTTCATCTTTTAATGCAG GTTTCAGCCCCTTTGGGCATATGGGAGGAGGTGGCTTTACCTCCTTCTCCTCAAGCTCGATAGGTGGCGGGGGAGGCGGTGGAGGGATGGGCAACTTCCGCTCTGTGTCAACCTCCACTAAATTCATCAATGGCAGGAAAATCACAACAAAAAG AATCATTGAGAATGGACAGGAACGGGTAGAAGTGGAAGAAGATGGACAGTTAAAATCTTTAACCATAAATGGTAAGGAACAGCTCCTGCGATTGGAACACAAGTAA